One Aegilops tauschii subsp. strangulata cultivar AL8/78 chromosome 7, Aet v6.0, whole genome shotgun sequence genomic window carries:
- the LOC109761759 gene encoding xyloglucan endotransglycosylase/hydrolase protein 8 — translation MAGRAAMSAAVALALALLAAADSWLYEEFATEGNVRAGYDARGQQVASLLLDRQSGAAFRSRRSYLYGQFSVQIKLVPGNSAGTVASFYLSSGDGPGHDEIDMEFMGNSTGQPVALNTNVWANGDGKKEQQFYLWFDPAADYHTYTIIWNDRNIIFKVDDLFLRCFTRYADLPYPGGQPMAVHATLWDGSYWATEQGKVKVDWSAAPFVVSYRGYSADACVPAGDGRPLSCPAGTDRWMKRQPSAAEQGTVAWARRNYMHYDYCQDGWRFPQGFPAECSRD, via the exons ATGGCGGGCCGGGCGGCCATGTCCGCCGCCGTGGCCCTGGCGCTGGCGCTGCTGGCGGCCGCGGACTCGTGGCTGTACGAGGAGTTCGCCACGGAGGGCAACGTGCGCGCGGGCTACGACGCGCGGGGGCAGCAGGTGGCGTCGCTCCTCCTCGACCGCCAGTCCGGCGCCGCCTTCCGCTCCCGGCGCAGCTACCTCTACGGCCAGTTCAGCGTCCAGATCAAGCTCGTCCCCGGCAACTCCGCCGGCACCGTCGCCTCCTTCTAC CTGTCGTCGGGCGACGGGCCGGGGCACGACGAGATCGACATGGAGTTCATGGGCAACAGCACGGGCCAGCCGGTGGCGCTCAACACCAACGTGTGGGCCAACGGCGACGGCAAGAAGGAGCAgcagttctacctctggttcgaCCCGGCCGCCGACTACCACACCTACACCATCATCTGGAACGACCGAAACATCATCTTCAAGGTGGACGACCTCTTCCTGCGCTGCTTCACCCGCTACGCCGACCTGCCCTACCCGGGCGGGCAGCCCATGGCGGTGCACGCCACGCTCTGGGACGGCAGCTACTGGGCGACGGAGCAGGGCAAGGTGAAGGTGGACTGGTCCGCCGCGCCCTTCGTCGTCTCCTACCGCGGCTACTCCGCCGACGCCTGCGTGCCCGCCGGCGACGGCCGCCCGCTCTCCTGCCCCGCCGGCACCGACCGCTGGATGAAGCGGCAGCCCAGCGCCGCCGAGCAGGGCACCGTCGCCTGGGCCAGGAGGAACTACATGCACTACGACTACTGCCAGGACGGCTGGCGGTTCCCGCAGGGGTTCCCCGCCGAATGCTCCCGCGACTGA
- the LOC109761756 gene encoding uncharacterized protein, translating to MNLGLTFSKSSSTLVSAFSDSDWAECPDDRRSTGGFAIFFGPNLISWCAKKQATVSRSSTEAEYKALVNATAKIIWVQSMLKELGVKHTRIPCLWCDNLGATYLSANPVFHASTKHIEIDFHFVRVRVANKQLEIRFVHSRDQVADGFTKALPTRSLEEFKRNLNLTKFLWCRSHATACISPPHRPLKLTLTSDFIQNHRIDITSKQKQEDFIMAELIISAVVGDMVGRVISLLAGRFKGQGCTDAKLRRICHMLVKVHSAVEEAKGRQITNCGTLEWLSELNDGVYQGRYLLDTVRCRDQELEDEHADKVVGQPFSLSLLNPAKRVRVAACAVKSLLSRHDVGVGEDMDRVVEILETVSSDLKEFMMLLRNCQPIHRPLATNIFVEGQMFGRHVEKQRIINFLLHDGGPSTGEKVGVLPIVGDIGVGKTTLAQHVCDDERVRGHFPIILYSNLSYTRAMSRGEAALVLGSRHTVRDAKEFIESLHVLKQKYFTKRFLMVFEDVDADKKQLLEEILLILRHGKHGSRIIITTNSRAIAASMGTVQPISLKVMPHQEYWFFFKAHAFAGRDVEEDPRMLAEGKAIARKLNGSFFGAKIIGGVLKAHPNPQFWRRVVRSNIGGLSLLGDGIEYIADLTENLLPIGADMCKVTISKSPYPSQTELARLVYQASPSAGVVASRGDNGFARVLLCRSLLEEFIMAEVIFSAVVGDMVGRMISLLAGQFKGQQCTEAKLRKICHMLVKVYSAVEEAKGRQITNYGTLEWLSELNDTVYQGRYLLDTVGCREQELEDEHADKVVAQPFSFSLFNPAKRVRVAACAMKRLLSGHDVGVPEAIDRVVEILETVSGDLKEFLMLLQNCQPIQRPLATNIFVEGQMFGRHVEKERIINFLLHDGGPSTRGKLGVLPIVGGMGVGKTTLAQHVCDDERVRNHFPIIVYSNFSYTRAMAQDEAPFVLGSKHAVRDARKFIESLHVLKEKCLTKRFLMVFEDVDTGKKQMLEELLPILRHGKHGSSIIITTNSRAVAASMGTVQPISLKVMPHQEYWFFFKAHAFAGRDVEEDPRMLAAGKVIARKLNGSFFGAKIIGGVLKAHPNPRFWSKVLRSNIGGLFLLGDGIGYIMDLAENLLPIYAGVCKVTICRNPFIFQTELARLEDLYQASPLGDNRFAKALLCRSMLPFELLNYAADCNVRGPDYSAELTGTMPVYMESDAPVPMELTASCRAECSVLSCIIVVFLVLLKLAPITVTWPLMCRMTVVSHVSVLLCMSVLPFQLLCYTADCNVRGLDYPPEFIKSEGSRFADISCNDPACKTLLLVTCDQVI from the exons ATGAACCTTGGTCTTACTTTCAGCAAGTCCTCTTCAACTCTTGTTAGTGCTTTTTCTGATTCTGACTGGGCAGAATGTCCAGATGACAGACGCTCCACTGGTGGTTTTGCAATATTCTTTGGTCCGAATTTAATATCTTGGTGTGCAAAGAAACAAGCCACAGTGTCACGATCAAGTACAGAAGCTGAGTATAAAGCACTAGTCAATGCCACAGCAAAGATTATATGGGTTCAGTCCATGTTGAAAGAGCTTGGTGTGAAGCACACTCGAATTCCATGTCTATGGTGTGATAATCTTGGTGCTACTTACCTATCTGCTAATCCAGTTTTTCATGCCAGCACAAAACACATTGAGATTGATTTCCACTTTGTTCGAGTAAGGGTAGCTAATAAGCAATTGGAGATTCGTTTTGTGCATTCACGTGATCAGGTTGCAGATGGATTCACAAAAGCATTACCTACAAGGAGTCTTGAGGAATTCAAGCGTAATCTCAACTTGACCAAGTT TCTTTGGTGTCGCTCTCATGCTACTGCTTGTATATCTCCACCACACAGACCATTGAAGCTCACCCTGACTTCTGACTTCATTCAGAACCATAGAATTGATATCACATCCAAACAGAAGCAAGAGGATTTTATCATGGCGGAGCTCATCATCTCGGCGGTTGTCGGGGACATGGTCGGTAGGGTGATATCTCTTCTCGCTGGCCGGTTCAAAGGCCAAGGGTGCACCGACGCCAAGCTACGGAGGATTTGCCATATGCTTGTCAAGGTTCACAGTGCGGTAGAGGAGGCCAAAGGGAGGCAGATCACAAACTGTGGCACCCTCGAGTGGCTCTCGGAGCTCAACGACGGTGTGTACCAGGGCCGCTACTTGCTCGACACGGTTCGGTGCAGAGATCAGGAGCTTGAAGATGAGCATGCTGACAAGGTAGTGGGACAGCCTTTCTCTTTATCCTTGCTTAATCCTGCAAAGCGTGTGCGCGTAGCGGCGTGTGCCGTGAAGAGCCTATTGTCTCGCCATGATGTTGGTGTTGGTGAGGACATGGATAGAGTGGTAGAGATCTTGGAAACCGTATCTAGTGATCTCAAGGAGTTCATGATGCTCCTACGCAACTGCCAGCCCATCCATCGTCCTTTGGCTACTAATATCTTTGTCGAGGGGCAGATGTTTGGCCGACATGTCGAGAAACAGAGGATCATCAACTTCCTGTTGCACGATGGTGGTCCGTCAACTGGAGAAAAAGTGGGTGTGCTTCCCATCGTCGGCGACATAGGAGTCGGGAAGACCACCCTTGCGCAGCATGTCTGCGATGATGAGAGGGTGCGCGGCCACTTTCCAATAATCTTATATTCCAATCTCTCATACACGAGGGCAATGTCAAGGGGTGAGGCAGCGCTTGTTCTAGGATCCAGACACACAGTTAGAGATGCTAAAGAATTCATCGAGTCACTGCATGTACTCAAGCAGAAATACTTCACCAAGAGGTTCTTGATGGTATTTGAAGATGTTGACGCGGACAAGAAGCAGTTGCTAGAAGAGATACTGTTGATCTTAAGACATGGAAAACATGGAAGCAGGATCATAATCACCACAAACAGCAGGGCCATTGCGGCGAGCATGGGAACGGTGCAGCCAATCAGTCTGAAGGTTATGCCACACCAGGAGTATTGGTTCTTCTTCAAAGCGCACGCGTTTGCCGGCAGAGATGTCGAGGAGGACCCAAGGATGCTAGCAGAAGGCAAAGCGATTGCAAGGAAGCTAAATGGATCCTTCTTCGGAGCGAAAATCATCGGCGGGGTGCTGAAGGCTCATCCGAATCCTCAGTTCTGGCGCAGGGTGGTGAGAAGCAATATAGGGGGTTTATCTCTGTTGGGCGATGGAATTGAGTACATTGCAGATTTGACAGAGAATTTGCTACCGATCGGCGCAGACATGTGTAAGGTGACCATTTCTAAGAGTCCATATCCCTCTCAGACGGAGCTGGCTAGGTTGGTATATCAGGCAAGTCCTAGTGCTGGTGTTGTTGCATCGCGTGGTGATAACGGGTTTGCAAGAGTCTTGTTGTGCAGGTCA TTGCTAGAGGAATTTATCATGGCGGAGGTCATCTTCTCGGCGGTTGTCGGAGACATGGTTGGCAGGATGATATCTCTTCTTGCCGGCCAGTTCAAGGGCCAACAGTGCACCGAAGCCAAACTACGCAAGATTTGCCATATGCTCGTCAAAGTTTATAGTGCAGTAGAGGAGGCCAAAGGGAGGCAGATCACAAACTACGGCACCCTCGAGTGGCTTTCGGAGCTCAACGACACAGTGTACCAGGGCCGCTACTTGCTCGACACGGTCGGATGCAGAGAGCAGGAGCTTGAAGATGAGCATGCTGACAAGGTAGTTGCACAACCTTTCTCTTTCTCCTTGTTTAATCCTGCAAAGCGCGTGCGCGTAGCAGCCTGTGCCATGAAGAGATTACTGTCTGGCCATGATGTTGGTGTTCCTGAGGCGATAGATCGAGTGGTAGAGATCTTGGAAACCGTATCCGGTGATCTCAAGGAGTTCCTGATGCTCCTACAGAACTGTCAGCCGATCCAACGTCCTTTGGCTACTAATATCTTCGTCGAGGGGCAGATGTTCGGTCGACATGTCGAGAAAGAGAGGATCATCAACTTCCTACTCCACGATGGTGGTCCGTCAACCAGAGGAAAACTGGGTGTGCTCCCGATTGTGGGCGGCATGGGAGTCGGTAAGACCACCCTCGCGCAGCATGTCTGCGATGATGAGAGGGTGCGCAACCACTTTCCAATAATTGTGTATTCCAATTTCTCATACACCAGAGCAATGGCTCAGGATGAGGCACCGTTTGTTCTAGGATCCAAACACGCAGTTAGAGATGCGCGAAAATTCATCGAGTCACTACATGTACTTAAGGAGAAATGCCTCACCAAGAGGTTCTTGATGGTATTTGAAGATGTTGACACGGGCAAGAAGCAGATGCTAGAAGAGTTACTGCCGATCTTAAGACATGGCAAACATGGAAGCAGTATCATAATCACCACAAACAGCAGGGCTGTCGCTGCGAGCATGGGAACAGTGCAGCCGATCAGTCTAAAGGTTATGCCGCACCAGGAGTACTGGTTCTTCTTCAAGGCGCACGCGTTTGCTGGCAGAGATGTCGAGGAGGACCCAAGGATGCTAGCAGCAGGTAAGGTGATTGCGAGGAAGCTAAATGGGTCCTTCTTCGGAGCGAAAATCATCGGCGGTGTGCTGAAAGCTCATCCGAATCCCCGGTTCTGGAGCAAGGTGCTGAGGAGCAATATAGGGGGATTATTTCTGTTGGGTGATGGAATTGGGTACATTATGGATTTGGCAGAGAATTTGCTACCAATCTACGCAGGCGTCTGTAAGGTGACCATTTGTAGGAATCCATTTATCTTTCAGACAGAACTGGCTAGGTTGGAGGATCTGTATCAGGCAAGTCCACTTGGTGATAACCGGTTTGCAAAAGCTCTGTTGTGCAGGTCAATGTTGCCATTCGAACTCTTGAACTACGCTGCTGATTGCAATGTGCGTGGGCCGGACTATTCAGCAGAGTTA ACAGGAACTATGCCTGTTTACATGGAATCTGATGCACCCGTCCCCATGGAATTGACTGCTTCGTGTAGAGCTGAATGCTCTGTTTTAAGTTGTATTATTGTTGTTTTTCTTGTCTTGCTTAAACTAGCTCCAATAACTGTAACGTGGCCCTTGATGTGTAGAATGACAGTAGTGAGTCATGTCAGTGTTCTACTGTGCATGTCAGTGTTGCCATTCCAACTCTTGTGCTACACTGCTGATTGCAATGTGCGCGGGCTGGACTATCCACCAGAGTTCATAAAAAGTGAAGGAAGTAGATTTGCCGATATTAGCTGTAACGACCCAGCTTGTAAAACCTTGTTGTTGGTAACTTGTGATCAAGTAATTTAA